A DNA window from Bacteroides cellulosilyticus contains the following coding sequences:
- a CDS encoding ISAs1 family transposase, whose product MAIFSICKQINDPRIDRKRVHSADAIVYISMAAVICGAESWYEVEDFGNAKIDFFRERLPGLESIPSHDTFNRFFSALNPEYFERIFRHWMFEICEKYEGVVAIDGKTIRGASKCSSSHPTGNRNFKLHMVSAWATANGISLGQLKVNEKHNEIVAIPLLLEALDLVKCIVTIDAMGCQTDIAKKIIEGGADYVLALKENHKNLYNTVKSWFDDLDDKNIDVNKAHYATRYGKYITEEESHGRHERRECFVYSCQALTGMFKEWKGLKAVVRISSQRTIKTTGETSVSHRFYITSLGLEPQKIAESIRAHWAIENNLHWQLDVSFNEDAGRKTGNAAQNVSLMNKIALMVIKKNERKGSVKGKRKAAGWDNELLCELLSMKYF is encoded by the coding sequence ATGGCAATATTTAGTATTTGTAAACAAATCAATGATCCTCGTATTGACAGAAAACGTGTACATTCTGCCGATGCTATCGTTTATATTTCAATGGCTGCTGTAATATGTGGTGCAGAATCCTGGTATGAAGTAGAAGATTTCGGCAATGCCAAGATTGACTTTTTCCGCGAACGGCTGCCCGGATTGGAATCTATCCCCAGTCACGATACCTTCAATCGTTTTTTCAGTGCTCTGAATCCTGAGTATTTCGAACGTATTTTTCGGCATTGGATGTTTGAAATCTGCGAGAAATATGAGGGTGTTGTAGCTATTGACGGCAAAACCATTCGTGGTGCCAGTAAATGTAGCTCATCTCACCCCACTGGTAATCGAAATTTTAAACTTCATATGGTTAGTGCTTGGGCTACAGCTAATGGCATCAGTCTTGGACAGCTGAAAGTTAATGAAAAACATAACGAGATCGTGGCTATCCCGTTGTTGTTAGAAGCCTTGGATTTAGTCAAGTGCATTGTAACCATTGATGCAATGGGGTGTCAAACGGATATTGCTAAAAAAATAATAGAGGGTGGAGCAGATTATGTCTTAGCTCTGAAAGAAAACCATAAGAATCTTTATAATACCGTCAAAAGTTGGTTTGATGATTTGGATGATAAAAATATCGATGTGAACAAAGCACATTATGCCACCAGATACGGCAAATATATAACAGAGGAAGAGTCTCATGGCAGACACGAACGCCGTGAATGTTTTGTGTACAGTTGCCAGGCTTTAACCGGAATGTTCAAAGAATGGAAGGGATTGAAGGCGGTTGTGAGAATATCTTCACAAAGAACAATCAAAACAACAGGCGAAACCTCTGTAAGCCATAGGTTTTATATCACCTCTTTAGGGCTGGAACCTCAAAAAATAGCAGAGTCTATACGGGCACATTGGGCTATTGAAAACAATTTGCATTGGCAGTTGGATGTCTCTTTTAATGAAGATGCAGGCAGAAAAACCGGAAATGCGGCACAAAACGTTTCACTTATGAATAAAATAGCACTGATGGTTATTAAGAAAAATGAAAGAAAAGGAAGCGTAAAAGGGAAAAGAAAGGCAGCAGGATGGGATAATGAACTACTTTGTGAACTTTTATCCATGAAATATTTTTAA
- a CDS encoding helix-turn-helix domain-containing protein — MPDSEILKTFDEKRGELKPYGLTCETWRPQLMPKIDRHNEIELNYIPEGSITYFFPTGKVTVPPHKMALFWGLIPHKIIKSEADAPYFVVTIPFNLFLSWRLPSVLVDRILGGEVVVEAVESECGLGKPMFERWVSDMASKQNQEAVSLEIQARILRLTKNMSVSEAKSTAMLNPADASILERIVSYIAHNYDRPIKISDIGRTVGLHPDYANAIFKKAFGCTLSRYVAEERIGHVKRKLILTDMSITQIAFDCGFNSISRFNSTFLDICGQTPRHYREQNK; from the coding sequence ATGCCGGATTCCGAGATATTGAAAACTTTCGATGAAAAGCGTGGCGAGTTGAAACCCTACGGTCTGACGTGTGAAACCTGGCGCCCGCAGCTTATGCCGAAAATCGACCGCCATAACGAGATTGAGCTCAACTACATTCCCGAAGGAAGCATTACCTATTTTTTCCCTACAGGAAAAGTTACGGTTCCGCCTCACAAAATGGCTCTGTTTTGGGGGCTTATACCCCACAAGATCATCAAAAGTGAGGCTGACGCACCCTATTTTGTGGTCACCATACCGTTCAACCTCTTTTTAAGCTGGAGATTACCTTCGGTCCTTGTCGATAGGATTCTCGGAGGGGAAGTTGTGGTTGAAGCCGTCGAGTCTGAGTGCGGACTCGGCAAGCCAATGTTTGAAAGGTGGGTTTCCGATATGGCCAGCAAGCAAAATCAGGAAGCGGTAAGCCTTGAGATTCAGGCCCGAATATTGCGGTTGACAAAAAACATGTCTGTATCCGAAGCCAAGTCCACTGCCATGCTTAATCCTGCCGACGCATCGATTTTGGAAAGGATTGTGAGCTATATTGCCCACAACTATGACCGTCCAATAAAGATTTCCGATATTGGGCGGACCGTGGGACTTCACCCCGATTACGCCAATGCCATTTTCAAGAAGGCCTTTGGCTGTACGCTAAGTCGTTACGTGGCAGAAGAGCGGATAGGCCACGTCAAACGCAAACTTATCCTGACAGACATGAGCATAACGCAGATAGCCTTTGACTGCGGATTCAATTCAATCAGCCGTTTCAACAGTACCTTTCTTGACATCTGCGGGCAGACTCCCCGGCACTATCGCGAACAGAACAAGTGA
- a CDS encoding nucleoside hydrolase-like domain-containing protein, translated as MKRLILLAILIFGSIGAKVQATDLVKPRVLISTDIGGTDPDDNQSMAHLLMYTDCFDLEGLVSSPSYGSGSREEILRMIDLYEKDLPKLSKHIKGLMSPTELRAITKQGRKGAASYRGFLTPTEGSRWIVECARRQDERPLWISVWGGLDDVAQALHDAPDIAGKIRVYWIGGPNKKWSTNSYAYIVANFPNLWMIEDNASYRGFITQNKVKDKYNAGYYDTYIKGAGYLGADFINYYQGTPKMGDTPALLYVMDGNPDDPEGESWGGSFEPTARSSRPVFHRLTTAADTVPIYSIIEFHVQGPDRPDIPADSACFTLTIGRQKWDGFHLGGGDYAVRHSTYYTGTLPYTITSGISGFPVLEGAITIENLWPGRESATDYEVGPNWYTDKSAPALFWRDLQGAETVYKWRQAVMEDWGKRLQYLKN; from the coding sequence ATGAAAAGATTGATTTTACTTGCCATATTGATCTTTGGATCAATCGGAGCAAAGGTTCAGGCTACTGACCTTGTCAAACCGCGTGTGCTCATTAGTACTGACATCGGAGGAACGGATCCCGACGACAACCAGTCGATGGCTCATCTGCTGATGTATACCGACTGTTTTGACCTTGAGGGACTTGTCTCTTCCCCCTCTTACGGTTCGGGAAGCCGGGAAGAAATTCTCCGCATGATCGACCTCTACGAGAAGGACCTTCCAAAACTGTCCAAACATATTAAGGGGCTGATGTCTCCCACGGAACTCCGTGCCATAACCAAACAGGGGCGCAAGGGGGCGGCTTCTTATCGGGGTTTTCTTACTCCCACCGAAGGTTCCCGGTGGATAGTGGAATGTGCGCGTCGGCAGGACGAACGCCCGCTGTGGATATCTGTCTGGGGCGGACTTGACGATGTGGCCCAAGCTCTTCACGACGCGCCAGACATCGCTGGCAAAATCCGTGTCTACTGGATTGGGGGGCCTAACAAAAAATGGAGTACTAACAGCTACGCCTATATAGTAGCAAATTTTCCCAATCTGTGGATGATTGAAGACAATGCTTCCTATCGGGGCTTTATCACCCAGAATAAAGTGAAAGATAAATACAATGCCGGATATTACGATACCTACATCAAGGGTGCAGGATACCTTGGCGCAGACTTTATCAACTATTACCAGGGCACACCCAAGATGGGCGATACGCCGGCTCTCCTCTATGTGATGGACGGCAATCCAGACGATCCTGAGGGCGAGTCATGGGGAGGCAGCTTCGAACCAACCGCACGCAGTTCGCGACCGGTCTTCCACCGGCTCACCACGGCTGCGGACACCGTACCCATCTATTCGATTATCGAGTTTCATGTCCAAGGTCCTGACCGTCCCGACATTCCCGCCGATTCGGCCTGCTTCACTCTCACCATAGGGCGGCAGAAGTGGGACGGCTTCCACCTCGGAGGTGGTGATTATGCCGTGCGTCACTCCACATATTACACTGGCACACTCCCCTATACCATTACCTCCGGCATATCCGGTTTTCCTGTGCTGGAGGGTGCCATAACTATTGAAAACCTGTGGCCGGGTCGCGAGTCTGCCACCGACTACGAGGTAGGTCCCAACTGGTACACTGACAAGAGCGCCCCTGCACTGTTCTGGCGAGATCTTCAGGGTGCCGAGACTGTCTACAAGTGGCGTCAGGCAGTTATGGAAGACTGGGGAAAACGGCTGCAATATCTGAAGAATTAA
- a CDS encoding tetratricopeptide repeat protein codes for MGKTKAIIFFLVAFLLLACTARQSNNKQLIWADSLMRSLPDSALSVLQNISTQEFTSPADSAYYALLLTQARDKNYVVQVDDSLIRYAVAYYDKVGNTRMQAGAHYYWGCVYRDMNKQTEAFREYLIAAPLTKAAGEKRQLGLIYNNIGYIYYILNFKEKADSIYQLMENIAQDLKDTDLWAEALSRQGSIAFMKGSDYFSVAERKLLDAFVVADRIENNEIKADISATLSRLYNQMDQDGKALYYGKLNLALRRDTARAYRAFLILGDAYYKIGEYDSATFYLNKSLLSKDYGRRADAYMRLADIAMIQGNAALSMQLERYSSTYKDSLYQFRRNIVTDKIVEAETDAQLMLHQLYYKGRLNIYLCIFIPVTIIIIMIVFLLYRKNKQYRGKNDLLQKNNQQLEKVNQDLSQHYACLQKEITQRDLEIENLRKELASCRIDEEQREKIRVELDEMVLRRKALVKEAFLHSPLYAKMQAIIKDHLDKDASDKEISDQEWQELIVSMDSQWNNAISRFHVKYQLSKEELYLVCLSLTDFPFAHLAYLMHLSRRTLYRKKNALCERIGVEQNSEFKEILREI; via the coding sequence ATGGGAAAAACTAAAGCTATTATATTCTTTTTAGTCGCTTTTTTGCTGTTGGCATGTACAGCCCGGCAAAGCAATAACAAGCAATTGATATGGGCAGATTCCCTTATGCGGTCGCTGCCGGATAGTGCCTTGTCTGTTTTGCAGAATATCTCTACTCAGGAGTTTACCTCGCCGGCTGATAGTGCCTATTATGCGCTGTTGCTGACACAGGCAAGAGATAAAAATTATGTTGTGCAGGTAGATGATTCGTTGATACGTTACGCTGTTGCATATTATGATAAAGTGGGAAATACAAGAATGCAGGCAGGTGCGCATTACTATTGGGGATGTGTGTATAGGGATATGAATAAACAGACAGAAGCATTTAGAGAATACCTCATTGCCGCACCTTTAACAAAAGCGGCTGGAGAAAAACGGCAACTAGGTTTGATATACAATAATATAGGCTATATTTATTATATACTGAATTTCAAGGAAAAAGCAGATTCTATCTATCAGTTAATGGAGAATATAGCTCAAGATTTGAAGGATACGGATCTTTGGGCAGAAGCCTTATCTAGACAAGGTTCTATTGCCTTTATGAAGGGTAGTGATTATTTTTCGGTTGCTGAACGAAAATTATTGGACGCTTTTGTGGTGGCAGACAGAATAGAAAATAATGAGATAAAAGCTGATATTTCAGCTACATTAAGTCGTTTGTATAATCAGATGGATCAAGATGGTAAGGCTTTATATTATGGAAAACTTAATCTTGCTTTGCGGAGGGATACTGCACGAGCCTATCGAGCTTTTCTTATTTTAGGAGATGCTTACTATAAAATTGGAGAGTATGATTCCGCAACTTTCTATTTGAATAAAAGCCTGTTAAGTAAGGACTATGGAAGAAGGGCAGATGCCTATATGCGTTTAGCTGATATAGCAATGATTCAAGGAAATGCTGCTCTTTCTATGCAATTGGAGAGGTATAGCTCTACATATAAAGACAGTTTATATCAATTTCGTCGGAATATAGTTACTGATAAGATAGTTGAAGCTGAGACTGATGCACAACTAATGCTTCACCAGTTATACTATAAAGGGCGCTTAAATATATATTTGTGTATTTTTATACCAGTAACGATCATAATCATTATGATTGTTTTTCTTCTTTATAGAAAAAATAAACAATATCGAGGAAAAAATGATTTGCTGCAAAAGAATAATCAGCAATTAGAGAAGGTAAACCAAGACTTAAGTCAACATTATGCTTGTCTACAGAAAGAGATTACCCAACGAGATCTGGAAATTGAAAATCTAAGGAAAGAGTTAGCTTCTTGCCGGATTGATGAAGAGCAAAGGGAAAAAATACGGGTAGAACTGGATGAAATGGTTTTAAGGAGAAAAGCTTTGGTAAAAGAGGCCTTCCTACATTCACCACTTTATGCAAAAATGCAGGCAATTATAAAAGATCATCTGGATAAAGATGCATCAGATAAAGAAATAAGCGATCAGGAATGGCAGGAATTAATTGTCAGCATGGACTCCCAGTGGAATAATGCCATTTCACGTTTTCATGTCAAGTATCAATTATCCAAAGAGGAACTCTATTTAGTATGTTTAAGTTTGACAGATTTTCCATTTGCTCATTTGGCATATTTGATGCATCTTTCCAGAAGAACACTTTATCGGAAAAAGAATGCTTTATGTGAACGGATCGGTGTTGAACAGAACAGTGAATTTAAAGAAATCTTGCGCGAAATATAG
- a CDS encoding DUF3244 domain-containing protein, which yields MKRVLSILFLFLVLGSSVKAQLGFGVKEIVFVQKSGDRDISDQAESTSPEDAPKTRSVVPQPVYAYLDNGEVTVYFETVFPTVAINVINETTGKTVCSKTLLSPTNFSIDLNGEDSGEYIIEVISDGTSFEGTFSL from the coding sequence ATGAAAAGAGTATTATCTATTTTATTTCTATTCTTGGTTTTAGGTAGCTCAGTAAAAGCACAATTGGGTTTTGGGGTTAAGGAGATTGTGTTTGTACAAAAAAGTGGTGACAGAGATATAAGTGATCAGGCTGAATCTACCAGTCCGGAAGATGCTCCTAAAACTCGTAGTGTTGTTCCCCAACCGGTGTATGCTTACTTGGATAATGGAGAAGTAACTGTTTATTTTGAAACTGTATTCCCTACTGTTGCAATCAATGTTATTAATGAAACTACAGGGAAAACTGTTTGTTCGAAGACGCTTCTTAGTCCTACAAACTTTTCTATTGATTTGAACGGAGAAGATAGTGGAGAATATATAATAGAGGTTATTTCTGACGGAACCTCCTTTGAAGGCACTTTTTCTTTATAA
- a CDS encoding vitamin K epoxide reductase family protein has protein sequence MTGADNISVVLYQYLRTLSVRVSRDTVHRLLSTPLGDSMRGVSNALDALHIKNEVFRLLSHDYFSKLETPFITMLEVDKKSFCVVTKKDGFIVEFINGEGGKQHVKVDKFLQHWTGTVLLGEPTEATPNEQFYIMRNIVFYLLRYRFIIALLFVLILGLQTAFCQSRSLAFMFYLSALVFGILVSVAILYKERVNGEFMERFCNIGKVVNCNEVFHSKGASIAGLGLGELSLLYFAPLYLFSLIRQDDFYIISVVCCAVAVTLSLYSIIYQVFILRKACMLCVLADFAVWGSAVALYILKNDFVMELSLSSLFAFVVIGYICLIFELQLRAIQTGEKERIILKKYFGSLLNPETFQTLLALKPQIGKMVSRDIALHNQKEGSNELMIVTNPNCKNCASVHRHIVEIASSVPVSLVLVTFPNDRLGEEIAQVIIAAYYLVGWDRAIELLGEWYETRHMEDAGIYSITAEVRDVWTKQQIYCREQKISKTPSVIVNKHYVPEVYPLSDLRFVLT, from the coding sequence ATGACCGGGGCTGATAACATCAGTGTCGTACTTTATCAATATCTGCGGACATTGTCCGTGAGAGTAAGTAGAGATACTGTACATCGCCTGCTTAGTACTCCGTTGGGAGACAGTATGCGCGGCGTCAGTAATGCACTGGATGCGCTTCATATAAAAAATGAGGTATTTCGGCTCCTGTCACATGATTACTTTTCAAAACTGGAAACTCCTTTTATCACAATGCTTGAGGTGGACAAAAAATCTTTTTGTGTTGTGACGAAAAAGGACGGTTTCATCGTAGAATTTATCAATGGAGAGGGTGGAAAACAGCATGTAAAGGTAGACAAGTTTCTACAGCATTGGACAGGTACAGTCCTATTGGGAGAACCTACTGAAGCAACACCGAACGAGCAATTTTATATAATGAGAAATATCGTATTTTATTTATTGCGTTATAGATTCATTATTGCTTTGCTCTTTGTCCTGATATTGGGACTCCAGACTGCATTTTGTCAGAGTCGGTCGCTTGCCTTTATGTTCTATTTATCTGCATTGGTTTTTGGAATACTCGTATCTGTCGCCATCCTCTACAAAGAGCGGGTGAACGGGGAGTTCATGGAGCGATTCTGTAATATCGGTAAGGTAGTGAATTGCAATGAAGTGTTTCACTCTAAAGGGGCAAGTATAGCAGGGTTAGGGTTAGGGGAATTATCTCTGCTATACTTTGCGCCTCTTTATCTATTCTCGCTAATCCGGCAGGATGATTTTTATATAATTTCTGTTGTATGTTGTGCTGTAGCCGTGACGCTTTCTTTATACTCTATTATTTATCAGGTTTTTATTTTGCGTAAAGCCTGCATGCTTTGTGTATTGGCTGATTTTGCAGTATGGGGTAGTGCGGTAGCTCTTTATATATTGAAAAATGATTTTGTAATGGAGCTGTCATTATCCTCACTTTTCGCATTTGTGGTCATAGGGTATATCTGTTTGATTTTTGAACTACAGTTAAGAGCCATACAAACCGGAGAAAAGGAAAGGATTATTTTAAAGAAATATTTTGGCAGCCTGCTTAACCCGGAAACTTTTCAAACATTGTTGGCATTAAAACCTCAGATCGGGAAAATGGTAAGTCGGGATATTGCATTGCATAATCAAAAAGAAGGTAGTAATGAATTGATGATAGTGACTAATCCCAATTGCAAGAATTGTGCAAGTGTTCATCGTCATATAGTAGAAATTGCTTCAAGTGTTCCCGTGTCATTAGTATTGGTAACATTTCCAAATGATAGGTTGGGTGAGGAAATTGCCCAGGTTATTATTGCGGCTTATTACCTTGTCGGTTGGGATAGGGCAATAGAGCTTTTGGGGGAGTGGTATGAAACCAGGCACATGGAAGACGCGGGTATATATAGTATAACGGCTGAGGTACGTGATGTGTGGACAAAACAACAGATATATTGTCGGGAACAAAAGATAAGTAAAACCCCTTCTGTCATAGTGAATAAGCATTATGTGCCGGAGGTATACCCATTATCAGATTTAAGATTTGTATTGACATAA
- a CDS encoding DUF3836 domain-containing protein, with the protein MKTTSLFKAVALVAIMVASVLNSEVKAQDGFITNQVMNGELVASKTIFKQEGSYLQRHMQYTFTYDDQNRLISKEASKWDGAKDAWVPYFKMTYQYSDNEITMNYARWNESHKAYDEAVQKSIYELNDANMPTAYKAYKQDNKNKSDWTLVNHKQMDFTTNLLAIAK; encoded by the coding sequence ATGAAAACTACAAGTTTATTTAAAGCAGTCGCATTGGTAGCTATTATGGTAGCAAGTGTTCTCAACTCCGAAGTGAAAGCTCAGGACGGTTTCATAACGAATCAAGTGATGAACGGCGAATTAGTCGCATCCAAAACTATCTTCAAGCAAGAAGGCTCTTATTTGCAACGCCACATGCAATACACTTTTACTTATGACGACCAAAACCGTCTGATTAGCAAAGAAGCATCCAAATGGGATGGTGCAAAAGATGCGTGGGTGCCCTATTTCAAGATGACTTACCAGTACAGCGATAATGAAATAACCATGAATTACGCACGCTGGAACGAATCTCACAAAGCTTATGATGAAGCCGTTCAGAAAAGCATATACGAACTGAATGACGCAAATATGCCGACGGCTTACAAAGCCTACAAGCAAGACAACAAAAACAAATCAGATTGGACTCTGGTTAACCACAAGCAGATGGACTTCACGACCAATCTATTAGCAATTGCAAAGTAA
- a CDS encoding alpha-N-acetylglucosaminidase translates to MKNFCLITLFICFSSLPVWGGGASEKAVYDLIERVTPGYVSQYRLEMIHPENGSDVYEVDGDGQRIILRGNNAVSLATAFNWYLKYTCHAHVSWFGNQLKLPAKLPQPANKERRIINGKYRVYMNYCTVSYTAAWWNWERWQQELDYMAMNAINMPLFSVGLDGVWYNTLLRFNFTEEEARAFLTGPGHSAWQWMQNIQSYGGPLPKSVIDKHVILGKKILARQLELGMQPIQQGFSGYVPRELQAKYPQAKISMKRKWCGFDGTAQLDPTDPLFHEMGLAFLEEQDKLFGSYGVYAADPFHESAPPIDTPEYLTGVGQTIHKLFQTFDAGALWVMQAWSMREDIVKAVPKESLLILDLNGSKTAANGGWGYPVIAGNLHNFGGRINMHGDLALLASNQYKKAKARYPNVCGSGLFMEAIEQNPVYYELAFEMPNHADSIPLQAWIAAYAERRYGAKSAAAGKAWMYLLEGPYRRGTNGTERSSIVAARPALNVKKSGPNAGLGIPYEPMLVIQAQSQLLKDADKLAFSKPYRFDIVDVQRQMMTNLGQLVHKKAAEAFASRDKAAFALHSGRFLELLRDMDELLYTRSEYSFDRWLTEARSWGETKEEKDLMERDATSLVTIWGADGDPRIFDYSWREWAGLINGYYLPRWQKFYTMLQGHLDAGTDYQEEGLPLAYGREDFRANDFYNRLAEWELAYVDQTGKARTPVTHGDELVVTRRLFDKYLKLSREYYADFSGVGEIREERTYENVGEE, encoded by the coding sequence ATGAAGAATTTCTGTTTAATTACCTTGTTTATTTGTTTCAGTAGTTTGCCGGTATGGGGTGGCGGAGCGTCGGAAAAGGCAGTGTATGACTTGATAGAGCGGGTTACTCCCGGTTATGTTTCGCAGTATCGGTTAGAGATGATACATCCGGAAAATGGAAGTGATGTTTATGAAGTGGATGGTGACGGGCAGAGAATTATCCTGCGGGGAAACAATGCTGTTTCCTTGGCAACTGCTTTCAACTGGTATTTGAAGTATACGTGCCACGCCCATGTATCTTGGTTTGGTAATCAATTGAAATTGCCTGCAAAATTGCCACAACCTGCGAATAAAGAACGGAGGATTATTAATGGTAAATACCGCGTTTACATGAACTATTGTACGGTAAGCTATACTGCGGCGTGGTGGAATTGGGAACGTTGGCAACAAGAACTGGACTACATGGCGATGAATGCTATCAATATGCCTTTGTTTTCTGTAGGGCTGGATGGTGTATGGTATAATACGCTGTTACGTTTTAATTTTACGGAAGAAGAAGCCCGGGCTTTTCTCACTGGGCCGGGACATTCGGCGTGGCAGTGGATGCAGAATATTCAGAGTTATGGAGGTCCTTTGCCTAAATCGGTGATAGACAAGCATGTCATATTGGGTAAAAAGATACTGGCGCGTCAGTTGGAATTAGGGATGCAACCTATTCAGCAGGGCTTTTCAGGATATGTTCCGCGGGAATTGCAAGCTAAATATCCGCAAGCCAAAATCAGCATGAAACGGAAGTGGTGTGGTTTTGACGGTACTGCTCAACTAGACCCGACTGACCCTTTGTTTCATGAAATGGGCTTGGCCTTTCTGGAAGAGCAGGATAAATTGTTTGGTAGTTATGGAGTATACGCAGCCGATCCTTTTCATGAGAGCGCTCCCCCGATAGATACACCTGAATATCTGACAGGGGTGGGGCAGACCATACATAAGCTTTTCCAGACATTTGATGCGGGAGCTTTGTGGGTGATGCAGGCATGGAGTATGCGGGAAGATATAGTGAAAGCTGTTCCTAAGGAATCTTTACTGATATTGGACTTAAACGGATCGAAAACTGCTGCTAACGGTGGTTGGGGATATCCTGTGATAGCTGGTAATCTTCACAATTTTGGCGGGCGTATCAATATGCATGGCGATTTAGCTTTGCTGGCTTCTAACCAGTATAAGAAAGCGAAGGCGCGTTATCCGAATGTGTGCGGATCCGGACTTTTTATGGAGGCCATTGAGCAGAATCCTGTTTACTATGAACTGGCTTTTGAAATGCCCAATCATGCTGATAGTATCCCTTTGCAGGCATGGATTGCTGCTTATGCCGAACGTCGGTATGGAGCGAAATCAGCTGCTGCCGGAAAAGCGTGGATGTACCTGTTGGAAGGTCCTTATCGTCGGGGTACGAATGGAACGGAAAGGAGCTCTATTGTAGCTGCTCGTCCGGCATTGAATGTAAAGAAGTCTGGCCCGAATGCGGGTTTGGGTATTCCTTATGAACCGATGTTGGTGATTCAGGCTCAATCGCAACTTTTGAAGGATGCTGATAAACTGGCATTTTCCAAACCTTATCGTTTTGATATTGTAGATGTGCAACGCCAGATGATGACTAATCTGGGACAATTAGTGCACAAAAAGGCGGCAGAAGCATTTGCTTCCAGAGATAAAGCGGCCTTTGCCTTGCACTCAGGGCGTTTTCTTGAATTATTGAGAGATATGGATGAACTGCTTTATACACGTAGCGAGTATAGTTTTGACAGATGGTTGACGGAAGCCCGCAGTTGGGGAGAGACTAAAGAGGAAAAGGATCTGATGGAACGTGATGCAACTTCATTGGTCACTATTTGGGGGGCTGATGGTGATCCGCGTATATTTGACTATTCATGGAGGGAATGGGCAGGTTTGATTAATGGGTATTATTTGCCTCGCTGGCAGAAATTCTATACAATGTTGCAGGGACATTTGGATGCAGGTACTGATTATCAGGAGGAAGGGCTACCCTTGGCTTACGGTAGAGAAGATTTCCGTGCAAACGACTTTTACAACCGGCTTGCTGAATGGGAACTTGCCTATGTGGATCAGACGGGTAAAGCACGAACACCTGTCACTCATGGGGATGAGCTGGTTGTTACCCGTCGTTTGTTTGATAAATACCTGAAGCTGTCTCGTGAATATTATGCGGACTTCTCGGGTGTGGGAGAAATCAGGGAAGAACGTACTTATGAAAATGTCGGTGAGGAGTAA